One Parashewanella spongiae genomic window, CTGGAGCAACCATATCAGCTACTGCGAAGAACTGGCGTTTTTGTTTCCATGCTATATACAACATGGCCGCAATCACCCCCATCAGCCCGCCATGAAATGACATGCCGCCTTCGGTGATTTTGAATAAATACAAGGGGTCAGCAATAAAATAGTCGAAGTGATAGAACAACACATAACCGACTCTTCCGCCCAAGATCACCCCAAGAAAACCATAAAAAAGCAAATCTGAAACTTGCTCTTTATTCCAAACACCATTTGATTGATCCGCTTTTCTATTAAGCAAAAGCATGGCCGCTAAAAAACCAATGAGATACATAAAACCATACCAACGTAAAGCTGGTTCGAACGTGGTACCGAACAATTCATAGGTGCCTAAATGCACCATGATCGGGTCTATTTGAGGAAATTCAAAAGCCATAAAGGATCCAATTAATGAGTAACTAATTAATGCAATTATAATTTATCTGCCAAAAGAGCTAAATACAAGCTCAAGACCAATGCAGATTAATAAAACAGAAAATACTTTTTTAAGTGTTGATGTTGGCCAAGTCATTGCCGCTTTCACGCCAATGGGAGCCACTAAAATAGAAGTAAAAGCGATACCAAATAACGCCGGTAAATAAATATAGCCCAATGTACCAGCCGGTAGGTTTTCAACATTCCAGCCAGCTATGATGTAGCCAATGCTACCAGCCATAGCAACGCAAAGCCCCATAAGGCTAGATAAACCGACAGCGCGGTTCATTTTAAGGCCAAAAAAGCACAGTAAAGGCACGAGCATCACTCCGCCACCTATCCCTAACATGCCTGAAAGCATGGCGATTGCAGTCGTAATGATAAACAGCAGCCAATTCACGGGCAAGGATAAGGCTTGCTCTTGTGGCTTTACTGGGCGCGCCATATTTATCGCCATCAAGATAACAAATACAGCAAACAATTGTTGTAATTGGTTAGCCGAAATCAATGACGCAAGAGTGCCTGAACTTAATGCACCAATGATCACACCAGGAACCATAATTTTAGCGATACTCCAAGAGATATTATTTCGTCTATGATGAGCAGCCACAGCGGATGTAGAAGTTAAAACCATATTAGCCAGTGACGTAGCAATGGCAAGAAGCATCACAAATTGCTCTTGAATACCAACTAATGGAAGCAGGTAGAGTAAAGCTGGAACGACAATTAAACCACCACCAATCCCGAGTAAACCCGCCAGAAATCCAACAAGCGTACCCAAAAGCATACACGTGCCAATAATAAAAACTAAACTATCCAATTTGTTTCTCCGCACAACAACTATTGCTGATGCTACTTCTGATAGTAACTTGCTGCTAATAAAGTGCTTAGGTTTGGGTTATGAAGCTAACTAAATCATATCAATATTTTGTTGATTAAAGTAATCGAGTAGCAACTCTCTTACTTGAGAGCCATCATCCATTTTAAGAGCTTGGCGTAGGATACACTGTAATTCAGCAAAATTAACACGTCTGAGCATGTAATTTACTTTTGGGATACTTCCGTGATTCATACTGAGCTTGTTGCAACCCATAGCAAAAAGTAAGGCTGCACCAAATGGTTCGCCCGCCAATTCTCCACATACGCTTACATCTAATTGATGTTGACGGCTGTCTAACATAATCCGTTGTAATGCCCTCAACACTCCGGGATAATAACTGTCGTACAAGCTGTTTACTCTAGGGTTATTACGATCTACTGCAAGTAAATATTGGGTTAAGTCATTACTGCCTACTGAGATGAAATCTACTCGCTGCGCTACTTGATCGAGTTGATATACAAGACTCGGCACTTCGATCATCACGCCGATTTTTGGCCGAATAAATGTTTTACCTGTCTCGGCTTGTACCTCAGCATAAGCACGTTCTAAGTAACTTAACGATAAATCAATTTCTTTTAATTGGCTCACCATGGGAAGCAATATTTGCAATTGGCCGCGATTTTGATCCGCTTGCAACATTGCTCTAAGTTGAATCAATAATAATTCAGGGTGATCGAGCGATAACCGAATACCACGCCATCCAAGGAAAGGGTTATCTTCACTTATTGGAAAATATGGCAAAGCTTTATCGCCACCCACATCAAGGGTTCGCATGATGACGGACTTATTCGGCATTGCATCCAGCACTTGTTTATAGATCTCTACCTGCTCTGATTCACTAGGAAATCTTGGCTGCATCATGAAGGGGACTTCGGTACGATATAACCCTATGCCATCGGCTTCACGAACCATTTCATTTTGAATGCCGCTTAACAGGCCAGCATTAATGTATAAATGTGCTTTTTTCCCATCTAGCGTAATTGCTGGTTCAAATATCTCCGCAAGATATTTTTTTTCTAATAACTCTTCTGCATTAAGTAACTCTTGATACTCTTTTAATACGGCTTTTGTTGGAGATAAAACAAGCTGACCTCGATGCGCATTCATGATCAACCGCTTCCCATCGATATCGGCTAAAAGGAGTTGATCAACACCTACAATTGCAGGGATCCCCAGGGCCCTTGCCATAATACAAGCGTGAGAGTTTACCCCTCCAAGTTCGCTGACTACGCCAACAAGTTTGTGCCTAGGAAATTCGGCCAAAATCGTTGCGTCAGCTTCACGAGTAACTAATATAACTTTATCTATTGAATCAAGCTTCATACGGCCAGGTTCAATCAACTGCCGCAATACTCGCTGACCTAAATCTCGTATATCACTCGCTCGTTCTTTTAAATACAGATCGTCCATTTCTGAAAACTGTTGAATAAACTTAAGTGAAACTCGGCTTACCGCCGACTCAGCACTCCAGCCCAACATCACTTCACGTTCGTATTCGCCACCGAGACTTGCATCGTCTAACAATAATTTCAGTGCAGTAAAAATAGATAATACTTCTTCATCATTTTCGTTATCGAAACGTTGAGAAACATCATCGAGCATGGCTTTTGTTCGAGTTATCGCAGCACATAAACGCTGGTATTCAATATCAATATCGACGGCTGGGGTGTCCGGCTGCTCGATAGTTATTTGTCCGCCAAGCACTAACGCTGGCGCAATCGCAATCCCCGTGGCAGCTGACTCACCTTCGAAAAACACTTGCTTGCGCGAAGCCTTAACGAGTTCTTTCTGTTTTAAACCACCAATAGCCTGCGACACTTGTGCGGCGATAGTAATTAAAAACGCTTCTTCGTTTTCAGTAAATTGACGTGGCTCAACTTGCTGAACAGCGATCACACCCAAGACTCGTTTTTTATGAATAATAGGAACAGATAGAATGGAGCGAAAGTCATCTTCTTTGATGGCAGGATATGACTTAAAACGCGGGTGTAATTTTGCATCCGCAATATTAACAGGCTCTTCCCGCTGAGCCGCAAGTCCAATAATGCCTTCAGATATAGGTACTTTGACTTTACCCACTGCTGATTGTTTTAATCCATCAGTAGCAGATAACACTAAATGATTTTGTTCAAGCATGAAAATTGAACAGCATTGCGTATTCACGGCTAACTTTGTTTTAGTTACCAAAATGTTCAATGCCTGCTCAAAATTCTGAGAGGAAGCCATTTCTTGGCTTATTTTCTTAAGCGTATTTAACAACTGTTGTCTCCTATTGGCACTATCCTTTGGCCATTAAAATACAATTTCCTCTCTACTCATTGACATTTACTTGTGGAGCAAACTAGTTCCTTCGTTTTTTCCAACCATTACGCTGGCCATCTTTTTGCTGAAAAGATAACACAGTCGGCGCAAATTCTTTCATTACCTTACGATACACATCCCTCTTAAAGGATACTACTTGTCTTACTGGATACCAATAATTAACCCAACGCCAGTCATCAAATTCAGGATGACCTGACGCATTAAGGTTTATCACATTTTCATGATCATTAAGTTGCAACAAAAACCATTTTTGCTTTTGGCCAATACAAACAGGTTTACGATCTTGCCTCACGAGCCGTTTTGGTAATCGGTAACGTAACCACGAACGACTTATTGACAAAATTTTAACGTGTTTAGGCAATAACCCAACTTCTTCATACAATTCGCGATACATAGCTTGTTCAATTGACTCGCCATCGTCGACTCCACCTTGTGGAAATTGCCATGAATGTTGACCAAACCTTCTCGCCCACATGACTTGGCCGAATTTGTTACAGATAATGATGCCCACATTTGCGCGAAAGCCGTCGCTATCAATCACATGGACTCCAATTTTATTACAAATATATAAACTGATTGTTTCATAAAGCTTGGTCGGCAGCAAATCTAGCTTTTATCTGTTTTTCTGGATAAATATGTAAAAAATCAAAAGTTATCAACATTAGTCAGATTTTAAAATTTTCTTATCCACAAAATCTGTGGATATCTATGTTTGCAACTCAAGACAAGCTTAAATATGTAATCAAAACGATGTATAAAAACCGAAAGTCACCCCGTAAAATCAAGTTAATTAACACTTAAAATACAATAATTTATAGAAAAATAAAAATAACACCAACGAAGTAAAACCTTTAAACGCTCACTTATTAACCAGAATTTGAAAGAACTTTTTACTGTAAAAAATCAAGTAAAACATATACACAAACTTAAAATATTTTTTTTGATTTAGCTGCGAAATATCGATAATTCACATTGACCGAAGCGACTTTATGGGCTATATGATGAAAAAAATAAAAGTTATCCCAATTTTCTGTGGATAACTGTGTGTGAAAGATAAGGGAAAAATTAAAATATCTAAAACTACTGTTTAAATATTTAATCATTTAGCCATTAACCGCTTGTATATTCATAAAATTAGCCCGTTTTCATTCATTAAAAATCACGAAATACGTTATCGACCATTTTTTAACCACACCTGTTTCACACGTTCATTTAAACATAATCGATTAGCAAGATTGGTATTCTATTACTTCGTTGTTACCATGATTAACATTATGTAATGAGGACAAATAACACATAATGAAATCTTCACCTCAAAGTATCGAAGAACTGTTAGCCCGAGCCGACTCAATGGCAGGCTTAACATTTGCTCAACTTGCAAAATTAAACGATCAAATTGTTCCTAAAAATTTACGTCGTGACAAAGGCTGGGTAGGTCAGCTCATTGAACACGAATTAGGTGCAAATGCAGGCTCAAAGTCAGAACCAGATTTTAATCACTTAGATGTTGAGTTAAAAACGATCCCAATCAACTCTTATGGCAAACCGTTAGAAACTACCTTTGTTACCGTTGCACCTCTTATTAACATTAGTGGGTTAACATTTTTTGACAGCGTGCTTTTTCATAAATTGAAACAAGTGCTATGGGTACCCATTGAAGGCGAGCGTGATATTCCTGTGGCTGAAAGGCGAATTGGCTGCCCTTTTTTGTGGCAACCAGATGCGAGCCAACTTGCTCAACTTAAACAAGATTGGGAAGAAATCATGGAGCTCATTGCCCTAGGTCAAGTTACTAAAGTGACAGCGAGGCATGGAGAAATATTGCAACTCAGACCGAAAGCCGCTAACAGTGCTGCGCTCACTGAAAGCATCGCTGAAGATGGCAGCATTCAATTAACTAACCCCAGAGGTTTTTATCTCAAAACTCAATTTACTACACGTTTATTAGCGAATGCCTTTGGAAATTGACACTTAACTTGATCTAAATCAGCCTTGGCACTAGCCAACGAAGATGTAGATTACATAAACTACGCTCCCTCTTATTTATATGTGTTTGAGAGTTGCGTGCGGATCAGTCATCAAATAAAAAAACTAGCATTTGCGATTACAGCTTGGATTATTGCTATGTCCATTTTTGTATTTTTTCGCTATGCACAAACAGATGCTCTACCACATTGGGCAACGTCAACAACTGACTTAAAAACATTGGCGTTTTATGTAGGCATCATTTTTGGCTGTTTACATTGGATATCTAACTTAGTTGTTGATTTTAGTGTTTTCTCTCGTCTTCCTTATATTTGTTCTTTATTCATAAAAGGGCTGTTATTGCTCATTGGTGCTCTCTGTATCGCCAGTTTGTTTGAGTTTATGGAGCTATGGCACATTCACAACCACATGGCAACCTTATGGAAAATCTCAACAACCCACGTGATAAATAGTCACTCATTTCAATTACTATTGATTTACCTTATTTTCATTCGATTTAGCTTGGCATTTATCGAACAAACCATGTTGTTAATTGGCTGTAAAGAACTCATTAACATTGGTCTGGGAAAATACCATAAACCCCGTTACGAGCAACGGTTGTTCGTTTACTTGGATATGACCGATTCTACCGCTCATGCCGAATCATTAGGAGATTATCGATTTAGCTGTTTGATCCAAGACTGTTTTAAGCTGCTGGCGGATCCTGTATCTCAAAGTCGGGGCGAAATTTATCGTTATATGGGAGATGCGGTATTCATTCATTGGCCGGTTAAAAACGGAGTGATGAATCAGCGTTGTTTAAAGCTTTACTATGACTTTAATCAAATTCTTAGTTGGCATGGAACAGAGTTTCGGCAGCGGTATGGCTTTGTACCGCAATTTAAAGCTGCCGTTCACTGTGGACAAGTTGTCACTGCCGTTGTCGGTGTGCAAAAGCAAGAAATTAGCTTTTTTAGTGACGTTCTGAACACGTTAGCACGTCTTCAAGATCAATGTAGCCTATTATCTCAACAACTATTAGTATCAGCTGCAGTTGCCATGAGGTTTGATAGCCAACAACAAGACTTCGATCTTAAAGATCTCGGTCAAATAAAATTAAAAGGGAAGCAACACTCGATGCAGGTTTATGGAGTTAATAAGATAAAATAAGTAATGAAAGTATCGTACCGAACGAAACACGGATTTGGACATAAACGTTTCAGCCCGTCATTCTAGGTAGTGACCAAAATTTTCAATGTAGCGCTTTCCAAGTTTTTCACAATCATTTGATCTGTAGTAGCTCATATCTAATCTTGTTAAGATTGACTAAAGAGCTTTAGTAGCTATATTACACAGCCTATTCAGAGGCTGAAAATAACAAAAATTATGAGACTAAATAATTATGTTTGAAAAGGGAAAATTATCATTTTGGGATTTTGGCACTTACTTAACCGTAGGGTGTTTTGCATCTTTCGCAGCCGCATTTTACATATTTTATGGCTTATCTATTCCCTTCCCGAGTTGGGCAAAAAATTTAAAAGACTTTTCTGGAAGCATAGTAATCGTTATTCCAATAGCATTTTTGTTGTTCGGAATGTTTATTGAGCCAATTGCAAATTGGTTAGTTAAACATATCGAAAAGCTTGGTTGGTTTAAGCCAAGGAACATTAGAAATAAAGAATCCTTAGTCAATACAATCAAGAGTCACCTTCCTGATGAGGACATTGGTTCAGCTAACTTATATAGGTATTGTAAAGCAGTTGTCGAGCTTAAATTTCAGAATTCAAATCACGATATCTTCTTAGCTAGATTTGGCTTTTATCGAAGTATGAGTGTGTTGCTAGCATTGCTATTTATAATCAACTGGTTTGTTTTCAAATACGACGCTATCAATATTGCGATAAATGTATTATTAGCTTTTTGTGCATATCAATTTTTAAAGCGCTCTCAAGTATTTAAGAACCATTTAGAAGAAGCTGTTTATTATAACTATTTAGCTTTGGTGGTCTCAAAGGATGAGCAACAACAGCAACAATAAAAAGAAAAGGTTTTTGACATGCTAGATCAATCAGTTTCTGAAAAAGCTATAAAGCTTTTGGGTATTAATACATGGAAAAAATTTCAACCTGATACTGAATATAGCAATTTTGTTGCTGATACCTATGAGCAAATTGAAGGAAAATTAACTGATGACGAGTACCAATTTTCTTGTTTCTCAAAAAAATCATTTAAGGGTAAAGATGGTTGGGCATTTGCGAGTGCCGCCGATGAGCTTGTTGCTAAAAAACTAAATGACAATATTCGCCGACTTTTTAAAGTTAGACCATCTGATCGACATGCCATAGTCAAACAGACAATAGCTTTAGCCAAAGACTCTCAGCCAGTTACCATCGCTCGTCTTGATATTAAAGACTTTTATGAATCATTAGATCGAACATCCATTGTTAAATTCATTACGGAAGAATGGCTGCTATCACACCAAAATAGAATGGTGTTGAAGCAATGGGATACACAACTTGCTAGCCAAGGAATTCAAGGGCTACCTAGAGGAATGTCACTTAGTTCTACATTATCAGAAATTAGAATTCGTCATTTTGATAAGCAAATGAAGCTTGATGGCAAAGTTTACTTTTACGCTAGGTATGTTGACGACATCATAGCGTTTTACTCAGGTGACCAAGCCCAGCTTGAATCTATGATGAAGGAAA contains:
- the lgt gene encoding prolipoprotein diacylglyceryl transferase, with product MAFEFPQIDPIMVHLGTYELFGTTFEPALRWYGFMYLIGFLAAMLLLNRKADQSNGVWNKEQVSDLLFYGFLGVILGGRVGYVLFYHFDYFIADPLYLFKITEGGMSFHGGLMGVIAAMLYIAWKQKRQFFAVADMVAPVVPIGLGAGRIGNFINGELWGRVSDVPWAMVFPGGGPLARHPSQLYQFALEGVALFVLLYLTSKRTNKVGAVSGMFLLGYGVFRIIVETVREPDSQLGFYLGIFTMGQMLSAPMMMFGLYLMFRKQGQK
- a CDS encoding sulfite exporter TauE/SafE family protein, producing the protein MDSLVFIIGTCMLLGTLVGFLAGLLGIGGGLIVVPALLYLLPLVGIQEQFVMLLAIATSLANMVLTSTSAVAAHHRRNNISWSIAKIMVPGVIIGALSSGTLASLISANQLQQLFAVFVILMAINMARPVKPQEQALSLPVNWLLFIITTAIAMLSGMLGIGGGVMLVPLLCFFGLKMNRAVGLSSLMGLCVAMAGSIGYIIAGWNVENLPAGTLGYIYLPALFGIAFTSILVAPIGVKAAMTWPTSTLKKVFSVLLICIGLELVFSSFGR
- the ptsP gene encoding phosphoenolpyruvate--protein phosphotransferase, giving the protein MLNTLKKISQEMASSQNFEQALNILVTKTKLAVNTQCCSIFMLEQNHLVLSATDGLKQSAVGKVKVPISEGIIGLAAQREEPVNIADAKLHPRFKSYPAIKEDDFRSILSVPIIHKKRVLGVIAVQQVEPRQFTENEEAFLITIAAQVSQAIGGLKQKELVKASRKQVFFEGESAATGIAIAPALVLGGQITIEQPDTPAVDIDIEYQRLCAAITRTKAMLDDVSQRFDNENDEEVLSIFTALKLLLDDASLGGEYEREVMLGWSAESAVSRVSLKFIQQFSEMDDLYLKERASDIRDLGQRVLRQLIEPGRMKLDSIDKVILVTREADATILAEFPRHKLVGVVSELGGVNSHACIMARALGIPAIVGVDQLLLADIDGKRLIMNAHRGQLVLSPTKAVLKEYQELLNAEELLEKKYLAEIFEPAITLDGKKAHLYINAGLLSGIQNEMVREADGIGLYRTEVPFMMQPRFPSESEQVEIYKQVLDAMPNKSVIMRTLDVGGDKALPYFPISEDNPFLGWRGIRLSLDHPELLLIQLRAMLQADQNRGQLQILLPMVSQLKEIDLSLSYLERAYAEVQAETGKTFIRPKIGVMIEVPSLVYQLDQVAQRVDFISVGSNDLTQYLLAVDRNNPRVNSLYDSYYPGVLRALQRIMLDSRQHQLDVSVCGELAGEPFGAALLFAMGCNKLSMNHGSIPKVNYMLRRVNFAELQCILRQALKMDDGSQVRELLLDYFNQQNIDMI
- the rppH gene encoding RNA pyrophosphohydrolase → MIDSDGFRANVGIIICNKFGQVMWARRFGQHSWQFPQGGVDDGESIEQAMYRELYEEVGLLPKHVKILSISRSWLRYRLPKRLVRQDRKPVCIGQKQKWFLLQLNDHENVINLNASGHPEFDDWRWVNYWYPVRQVVSFKRDVYRKVMKEFAPTVLSFQQKDGQRNGWKKRRN
- the mutH gene encoding DNA mismatch repair endonuclease MutH, whose amino-acid sequence is MKSSPQSIEELLARADSMAGLTFAQLAKLNDQIVPKNLRRDKGWVGQLIEHELGANAGSKSEPDFNHLDVELKTIPINSYGKPLETTFVTVAPLINISGLTFFDSVLFHKLKQVLWVPIEGERDIPVAERRIGCPFLWQPDASQLAQLKQDWEEIMELIALGQVTKVTARHGEILQLRPKAANSAALTESIAEDGSIQLTNPRGFYLKTQFTTRLLANAFGN
- a CDS encoding adenylate/guanylate cyclase domain-containing protein produces the protein MSIFVFFRYAQTDALPHWATSTTDLKTLAFYVGIIFGCLHWISNLVVDFSVFSRLPYICSLFIKGLLLLIGALCIASLFEFMELWHIHNHMATLWKISTTHVINSHSFQLLLIYLIFIRFSLAFIEQTMLLIGCKELINIGLGKYHKPRYEQRLFVYLDMTDSTAHAESLGDYRFSCLIQDCFKLLADPVSQSRGEIYRYMGDAVFIHWPVKNGVMNQRCLKLYYDFNQILSWHGTEFRQRYGFVPQFKAAVHCGQVVTAVVGVQKQEISFFSDVLNTLARLQDQCSLLSQQLLVSAAVAMRFDSQQQDFDLKDLGQIKLKGKQHSMQVYGVNKIK
- the drt3a gene encoding antiviral reverse transcriptase Drt3a, with amino-acid sequence MLDQSVSEKAIKLLGINTWKKFQPDTEYSNFVADTYEQIEGKLTDDEYQFSCFSKKSFKGKDGWAFASAADELVAKKLNDNIRRLFKVRPSDRHAIVKQTIALAKDSQPVTIARLDIKDFYESLDRTSIVKFITEEWLLSHQNRMVLKQWDTQLASQGIQGLPRGMSLSSTLSEIRIRHFDKQMKLDGKVYFYARYVDDIIAFYSGDQAQLESMMKERLKASAKELTLNTDKSFYTVLNDPTNGSSADIDYLGYKLRIQNYSCKPRVERKVQVFISNKKVNKVKERVRKAFRAYSKDRRYNLLLARLKFLSANQYIIGDIERTKLKSGIYYNYPLINDHSQLKELDAFYQKFINSSKEPANSAMQLIKNHGGATNNVRLKQIEAISFQFGFKNRMMNSFTNDLNKKIKRCW